Proteins co-encoded in one Megalops cyprinoides isolate fMegCyp1 chromosome 1, fMegCyp1.pri, whole genome shotgun sequence genomic window:
- the nptx2b gene encoding neuronal pentraxin-2b, with translation MFAFVAALFCFYALGSGRVVRGQGAKDTRFLCTAIPVGANPSCPVPPMPMQSTSAEEEELKNTVMQLRETILQQKETIVNQLGTIKELTSKLSRCESATEDSLQDGKYKSQGSWRKDYNKNTMGDLPRDPGDTIDQLGKTMQSLKDRLENLEQQQMRANMSGASFPNELRDLLQRRLGDLENQLLNKVAELEEEKTQLYNETAAHRSRTESTLNSLLERITELEKGNSGFKSPEDFKISLPLRTNYLYGRIKKSLPEMYAFTVCMWLKSSASPGIGTPFSYGVPGQANEIVLIEWGNNPIELLINDKVAQLPLSVSDGRWHHVCVTWTTRDGLWEAYQDGEKLGSGENLAPWHPIKAGGVIILGQEQDTVGGRFDATQAFVGELSQFNLWDRVLRPVDIMNMANCSSYMPGNIIPWVDNNVEVFGGATKWALEICEDRLFDS, from the exons ATGTTCGCCTTCGTTGCTGCGCTGTTCTGCTTTTACGCGTTGGGAAGTGGAAGAGTTGTGCGCGGTCAGGGTGCCAAAGATACCCGCTTTCTTTGTACAGCAATCCCCGTCGGCGCCAACCCAAGTTGTCCCGTGCCTCCTATGCCCATGCAGAGCACCAGCGCTGAGGAAGAAGAATTGAAGAACACAGTCATGCAGCTTCGAGAGACCATCCTACAGCAAAAGGAGACCATTGTCAACCAACTTGGTACAATTAAGGAGCTGACCTCCAAACTTTCCCGCTGCGAGTCCGCCACCGAGGATTCGCTGCAGGACGGAAAGTACAAAAGTCAAGGATCCTGGAGAAAAGACTACAACAAGAACACTATGGGGGATCTCCCAAGAGATCCCGGTGACACTATTGACCAGCTCGGAAAAACCATGCAGAGTCTGAAGGACCGGCTGGAAAACTTAGAG CAACAACAGATGAGGGCCAATATGTCGGGCGCGTCGTTTCCGAATGAGCTTCGCGACCTGCTCCAGCGCAGACTGGGAGATTTAGAGAATCAGCTTCTGAATAAAGTGgctgagctggaggaggagaagactCAGCTGTACAACGAGACGGCGGCTCACCGCAGTCGCACGGAGAGCACCCTCAACTCGCTGCTGGAGAGGATCACCGAGCTGGAGAAAG GTAACAGTGGATTCAAGTCCCCAGAGGATTTCAAGatatccctccctctccgcaCAAACTACCTGTATGGTCGGATCAAGAAGAGTCTCCCAGAGATGTATGCCTTCACCGTCTGCATGTGGCTCAAGTCCAGTGCCAGTCCCGGCATTGGGACACCATTCTCCTATGGTGTGCCTGGGCAGGCCAATGAGATTGTGCTGATTGAGTGGGGGAACAACCCCATTGAGCTGCTCATTAATGACAAG GTGGCACAGCTGCCTCTGTCAGTCAGCGATGGGCGCTGGCATCATGTCTGCGTAACCTGGACAACCCGAGATGGACTTTGGGAGGCCTACCAGGACGGGGAAAAGTTGGGATCGGGAGAGAACCTGGCCCCTTGGCACCCCATTAAGGCCGGCGGGGTTATTATCCTGGGTCAGGAGCAG GACACTGTAGGTGGGCGATTCGATGCCACTCAGGCTTTTGTGGGAGAGCTGAGCCAGTTCAACTTATGGGATCGTGTGCTACGGCCTGTGGATATAATGAACATGGCGAATTGCTCCTCCTACATGCCGGGCAACATCATACCTTGGGTCGACAACAATGTGGAGGTCTTTGGCGGAGCCACCAAGTGGGCGCTGGAGATTTGTGAGGATCGACTCTTTGATTCTTAA